The genomic stretch GACGTggacaatagaaatgaatcctattccagcgtcgacgtcggcgtcaacatcaaaggatgtcGCCGtcgtcgaggcggtttctttgaagtttgacgctcaagtGAGCCTctggcgtcatattgtgaaccaggcctAACAGTAAGGTAAGTAAAGCTTTTGTGTGGTAATGTATTGGTAAGCCTACATatttacatgcacacacacacacacacacagacacacacacacacacacacacacacacacacacacacacacacacacacacacacacgcacacagtaAATGTTTCTATTTCTTACTGCAGATTGGTTGCTGCAGTTTTTCTGTGGCAGCTGTCGTCCACTATGAAAGGCACAAATTACCACCAGATAATTGGAGAAAGAAATTGAGACTAGATGAACACACGTTTGCTCACACACATAGAACTGGTATCTACCAACGACTGGTTAGTGTGCTTTAATTCTTTTGTTTAATATTTGCTAGTCTTGCCCACATATTATATCATGACATAATGTTTATTTTGAATGAAAATGCAAGTGTGTAGACACAAGATGTGCATCCTTTATGATCTTTTGTCAGAAACTTTTGTCAGTAATTTAATTTCGTCAAGTCAAAGTGTGCAAACTTTAAGACTTTATGGAAGTTTGGGAGCAAGCTACAATGTGTAACACTGCATTGAAGTGCGCAGATAGACCGCTTTTGTGTTAACATGGAAATCATTGAGGCAGATCCAAGACTGAGTCAGGTATGAATGATATCAACAGCCCTCTCTTACACATTTTTCAACGGCTTTGCCACAGAATTTGCTAAGTTTATCTGTTGCAAGTGTTTTCTGGTTTACATGTAAGCGTCAGCGTGTGATAACTGGTTTTGTGATTTGTCGATAAGTTTGGATGTGATTTTGTGTTGCACTGCATTGTCAAGTATCTTTTTATCTTTGCAGGTTGATGTCTGGAAGCATTTGTCTGAATTACAGAAAGTGGCTGTGGGTCTGTAATTCATTGCAGATGGTTAACAGTAATATCACATGAACGCTTAATATTTTGAAAGGAATCATTGCTGTGAATACGTGCATTTACTTGCTTTGGCAAGTTCCAAGTTTCTCACCCTTTATGGTCAGATGGTTTATGGCATCGCCCTTGGCAGGTTTGTTAAATTAGTATTGTTACATTATGGCCGAACCTTTGTTTGTTATGAGGTATTGCTGTTGCTTGTGTACATGCTTACTATAGTTGCAATGTGACAGCTTTTTATTTAGTTGTTGTCTTgatgtgagtgcgtgcgtgcttgcatgcgtgtgtgtgcgtgtgtgtgtgtgtgtgtgtgtgtgtgtgtgtgtgtgtgtgtgtgtgtgtgtgtgtgtgtgtgtgtgtgtgtgtgtgtgtgtgtttcagcAACTACTAACAAGTACATACTGTATCACATTTATATAGTGCAAATGGACTGTACTGAAAATGACTTTTGCAAAACACACATTGGTTTGTATTGTTGTCATCGTTTACTGGATGATTAATTCTCAAGATCTGCTATTCTGTTGCATCTGAATTGGCCTGGGTGGTTGTagttatttgtatgtttttgtgtttgtattataGGTTCCTCTGTCACGTTGCTGACTTCAGCATTCAGTCATATGAATTTTTGGCATTTATTTCTTAATATGTATGTCTTTTGGAGCTTTCTGTACCCACTAGAGAGATTCATGAGTGCCGAGTCATTTCTTGCTTTCTATGTGACTGCAGGTGtgatttgttttttgttggtgtgtgtgtgtgtgtgtgtgtgtgtgtgtgtgtgtgtgtgtgtgtgcatgtgtgcgtgcatgtgtgtgtgtgtgtgtgtgtgtgtgtgtgtgtgtgtgtgtgtgtgtgtgtgtgtcactgtattTGTGAAACACGGTaacacatttgtttgtttagtctgCCCAGTTATTGTATTAATTCATTTGTCCTTGTCACAGGAGCAGCTTCTGGACTTGCTAGTCATTTGGCAAAAGTCTTGAGATCAAGTCTATCTCCATCATTGGGAGCCGTAAGCTACTCGAAGTTTTCATGCTATCTCTCAGTTTAACTGCTATCCATTCTGTACACATTAGTCTGGTGCATTGCTAGCTATTGTGGGAATGGTGTGCTTTGCAATGCCTGATCTGAAGCTGCAAGTTGTCTTTCTTCCGTTTTTTACAATTTCTGCTGGAAAGGTTTGCACTAATTGAGCATTCGCTTAGTATTTGTAATTAGTATAATGTCTACGAAGTCATTGTGCAAACCAAAAAATAGCATATACATTAGTACATGATTTGTTTGGCTTAGGGTCTACTTGCTCTTATGGGTATTGATTTGG from Corticium candelabrum chromosome 21, ooCorCand1.1, whole genome shotgun sequence encodes the following:
- the LOC134196421 gene encoding presenilin-associated rhomboid-like protein, mitochondrial, translating into MWVCSRQFCSRRPFLRWCRPRFRDDVVSGVKWRHFGAPERKLSQPNVWKPVGLTLTIGCCSFSVAAVVHYERHKLPPDNWRKKLRLDEHTFAHTHRTGIYQRLVDVWKHLSELQKVAVGIIAVNTCIYLLWQVPSFSPFMVRWFMASPLAGSSVTLLTSAFSHMNFWHLFLNMYVFWSFLYPLERFMSAESFLAFYVTAGAASGLASHLAKVLRSSLSPSLGASGALLAIVGMVCFAMPDLKLQVVFLPFFTISAGKGLLALMGIDLAGLLLRWQFFDHAGHLGGVLFGCWYLLYGEKALWKSYRTRIVEAWKAVTQQK